One window from the genome of Pelobates fuscus isolate aPelFus1 chromosome 13, aPelFus1.pri, whole genome shotgun sequence encodes:
- the THBS3 gene encoding thrombospondin-3, with the protein MGKLQFVRLILLVYLCFPYFGNSARQELQVIDLLTVSESRHMSSMVEKIRSEMLTVNDIYFMSTLRLPAKAGGVLFGFYSKKDNTKWLEASIVGKINKVLVRYMREDSKVHSVSLQNANLSDGNTHTMILRISGLRGDTITLELYVDCKQVDTSLGLPEMMIIPQFEVESGEIRSGHKAYLRMQGSVESMKLILGGSMSRVGALSECPFQEDESIHNTVNGVVNSILGEHTKALITQMTLFNKVLAELREDIREQVKEMSLIRNTIMECQVCGFHEHRSRCNPNPCFQGVDCMETYEYPGYRCGPCPPGSQGNGTYCADIDECAYANPCFAGSKCINTSPGFRCDVCPRGYKGNTVSGVGVDYAKASKQVCKDIDECNDGNNGGCAANSICTNTVGSYRCGPCKPGFVGNQTVGCSTKKSCLGPGFNPCHMNGHCVFERNGDVTCACNVGWAGNGYTCGRDTDIDGYPDDPMPCIDNNKHCRQDNCRYTPNSGQEDADNDGIGDQCDEDADGDGIKNVEDNCRLTPNKDQQNSDTDSYGDACDNCPNVPNNEQRDTDANGEGDACDNDIDGDGIQNMLDNCPKVPNPLQTDRDMDGVGDACDSCPETSNPTQTDADSDLVGDMCDTNQDRDGDGHQDTKDNCPDIPNSSQLDSDNDGIGDECDQDDDNDGIPDYNPPGPDNCRLIHNPNQKDTDGDGIGDVCEEDFDNDTVIDPLDVCPESAEVTLTDFRAYQTVILDPEGDAQIDPNWVVLNQGMEIVQTMNSDPGLAVGYTAFNGVDFEGTFHVNTVTDDDYAGFIFSYQDSSSFYVVMWKQTEQMYWQATPFKAVAEPGLQLKAVKSKTGPGEQLRNALWNTGHTHDQVRLLWKDPRNVGWKDKTSYRWQLMHRPQVGYIRVKLYEGVDLVADSGVIIDTTMRGGRLGVFCFSQENIIWSNLQYRCNDTTPEDFEPFRRILLEGRE; encoded by the exons TGATTGATCTACTAACGGTGAGTGAGTCCAGACACATGTCCAGCATGGTGGAGAAGATACGGTCTGAGATGCTAACGGTCAATGACATATACTTCATGTCAACTCTTCGACTGCCAGCCAAGGCAGGAGGTGTCTTATTTGGCTTCTACTCAAAAAAAGACAACACCAAATGGCTGGAGGCCTCAATTGTGGGGAAAATCAACAAAG TCTTGGTACGTTACATGCGTGAAGATTCCAAAGTCCACTCAGTCAGTTTACAGAATGCCAATCTTTCTGATGGAAACACTCACACCATGATCCTGCGTATCAGTGGCCTCCGTGGGGACACTATCACATTGGAGCTATATGTGGACTGCAAGCAAGTGGACACCAGCTTAGGTCTACCTGAGATGATGATCATCCCCCAGTTTGAGGTGGAATCAGGAGAGATACGGTCTGGACACAAAGCATACCTGAGGATGCAG GGATCTGTAGAGTCCATGAAGTTGATACTTGGTGGGTCTATGAGTCGTGTGGGAGCCTTGAGTGAGTGCCCTTTCCAGGAAGATGAATCCATTCACAATACAG TGAATGGAGTGGTCAACTCAATTCTTG GTGAGCACACAAAGGCTCTGATAACACAGATGACTCTCTTCAATAAAGTTCTGGCAGAGCTGAGAGAGGATATACGAGAACAG GTGAAGGAGATGTCTCTTATCCGGAACACAATCATGGAATGTCAGGTTTGCG GTTTTCATGAACACCGCTCTCGCTGTAACCCCAACCCCTGCTTCCAAGGTGTAGACTGCATGGAAACCTATGAATACCCGGGATATCGCTGTGGGCCTTGTCCCCCTGGATCCCAAGGAAATGGCACCTACTGTGCGGATATTGATGAG TGCGCTTATGCAAACCCTTGTTTTGCTGGATCAAAATGTATAAATACATCACCTGGTTTCCGTTGCGATGTTTGCCCCCGTGGGTACAAAGGTAACACAGTATCTGGAGTTGGAGTAGACTATGCCAAAGCCAGCAAACAG gttTGCAAAGACATTGATGAGTGCAATGATGGCAACAATGGTGGCTGTGCTGCCAACTCAATCTGCACCAACACTGTG GGCTCCTACAGATGTGGCCCCTGCAAGCCTGGATTTGTGGGTAACCAGACAGTGGGCTGCTCAACAAAAAAATCCTGCCTGGGCCCAGGCTTCAATCCCTGCCATATGAACGGGCACTGTGTGTTTGAGAGGAATGGAGATGTTACATGCGCA TGCAATGTTGGCTGGGCAGGAAATGGATACACCTGCGGACGAGACACAGATATTGACGGTTACCCAGACGACCCAATGCCATGTATAGATAACAATAAGCACTGTCGGCAG gataACTGCAGGTACACCCCAAACTCCGGTCAGGAAGATGCTGATAATGATGGGATTGGGGACCAGTGTGATGAGGATGCAGATGGTGATGGAATCAAGAATGTTGAG GATAACTGCAGACTTACCCCAAACAAAGATCAGCAAAACTCTGACACAGACTCGTACGGGGATGCATGCGACAACTGTCCTAACGTCCCAAATAATGAACAGAGGGACACAGATGCAAATGGAGAGGGAGATGCTTGTGACAATGACATCGATGGTGATG GTATCCAAAACATGCTGGATAACTGCCCCAAAGTGCCTAATCCTCTGCAAACTGACCGGGACATGGATGGGGTGGGTGATGCTTGTGATAGCTGCCCGGAGACCAGCAATCCCACCCAA ACAGATGCAGACAGCGATCTGGTGGGCGACATGTGTGACACCAACCAAGATAG GGACGGAGATGGTCATCAAGACACTAAAGACAACTGCCCCGACATCCCTAACAGCTCACAGTTGGACTCTGACAATGATGGGATAGGGGATGAATGTGACCAGGATGATGATAATGATGGCATTCCTGATTATAATCCTCCCGGACCAGACAACTGCCGGCTAATTCACAACCCTAATCAGAAGGACACAGATG GGGATGGCATTGGTGACGTGTGTGAAGAAGACTTTGATAACGACACCGTGATTGATCCTCTAGATGTTTGTCCAGAGAGTGCAGAGGTCACATTAACAGATTTCAGGGCTTATCAGACAGTCATACTGGATCCTGAAGGAGATGCTCAAATAGATCCCAACTGGGTTGTTCTCAATCAG GGTATGGAAATTGTGCAAACAATGAACAGTGACCCAGGTCTAGCAGTAG GTTATACCGCCTTTAATGGTGTGGATTTCGAGGGCACCTTCCATGTGAATACAGTAACAGACGATGACTACGCTGGATTTATTTTCAGTTACCAGGACAGCTCAAGCTTTTATGTAGTCATGTGGAAGCAGACAGAGCAGATGTACTGGCAAGCTACCCCATTCAAAGCCGTGGCTGAGCCTGGCCTGCAACTTAAG GCTGTGAAGTCTAAAACAGGCCCTGGGGAACAACTGCGGAATGCGCTGTGGAACACAGGCCATACTCATGACCAAGTCCGGCTGCTGTGGAAGGACCCACGGAATGTAGGCTGGAAGGATAAGACTTCATACAGATGGCAGCTAATGCACAGGCCGCAAGTGGGCTACATCAG GGTAAAGCTATATGAAGGCGTAGACCTGGTGGCTGATTCTGGAGTTATCATTGACACCACCATGAGAGGGGGTCGACTGGGGGTCTTCTGCTTTTCCCAGGAAAATATCATCTGGTCCAACTTGCAGTACCGGTGTAATG ACACAACTCCAGAGGACTTCGAGCCATTCAGACGGATTCTCCTGGAAGGGAGAGAGTAG